The genomic stretch GCAATAATGCCGGAATTCAGCCACCGAAACGGACATTTTAtggttgtttaaaaaatgtggttttttatctttattttgtatCCTCATTCGTCACTTTCTCAAATGAATGagctttaaaataaaacaaaaataatgaaaattcttatatatttatttaattcaaacatttaacatgtttaatgtaaaaAACAgtcagtttggttcaatttttcCAAAATAAGCTTACAAGTCTATAAATCAATCTCATTTGAAaccatatttatcatgtttatacagtCATCAATTTAATCATACTATGTAGATGAGTTACTAATGAGCTTATCAAGTAAAAaacattagaagaaaaaaaaacagaaaaaaaaatgaaaaatgaaaaagaaaaaaaaaaacaagggagCCATAACATGCGTAAGGACGAaccattttagttatattttttttcctttaaaataatATTATCATGAAGTAAAACGATGAATTATATTTCTTGCATGACATAAAACAGACTTAATGcaatctttttattatttttatttttaaaacaactatCATTATACCATAACATGTACTGTGTTTATTAGTATTTATAATTACATCAGGTCATACCACAATCGGCATTATTCATGTTGCTTTTCGACAGCAAATTCAAAAGCGTGTAATCCGATTTACATATTTGAATTATCACACAAATGTTGACATTAATCAGTGTGTTGAGCTGGCATAGACAAACACATCTGTACTCAGTTCAGTACGCATTTTGTCAAAATGAAATCATACATAATTATGTCAATCAGATCCGTTATTATTGTTTAATGCATATACCAGTTAACGGCATCTATCTCATACTTTGGTATTGTTCAGTTTTCAATTGTATAATAATAATGAAATCTGCATGtacttctacatgttctacatgTGAAAATGATGAATTCAAGCACTATGTCTTAACTTGCAAACAAtgaacatttatattttctatttttgataattttaaatacaTCTTTCTTAGCCGGTCTCATTTTCATACATGAATTTGTCGGCACATCTATCAGAACTCTACAAAACAATTATTGGATATGAATGAACTTGGTTAATAGAATTCATTTGTATCTTCTTATTTTCTACATGCATATATGGTTGTGATTTgcattttgtttgtcttttcattgtttttcatgTATTGCCAAGGTATTGGTAATTTGTTTTTAACTAATGAGATTAAATACCCCCTGACATGTATCGCCTCTCCTATGTTATATTGTTACTTATCTGATATTTAGAAAATCACTAAACGCTAAACCGAAGTTAAATCTTATTGCTAGTACTCTTACTTATGCTCTGCATGTCCCAATCTTTGTAAAAAATGTAAGTTGTTTAAGTTATTAATTTTAAACTTGATTGTTACGCTAACATTTTGTGTTGCTGTGTTCAAATGTGTTAGGATAGCGATACTATCACTTATAGTTACATGTTAAGCTAGTTTTCAATTCAAACATAAACCCATCAAGTATCAAGTTAGGAAATGAAATACGTTTTCTTTTATAAGATTATATTAGATGATTGATTTTGACAGTTGTGTAGACCTCCCTTTTTTTACCTAAAAATTCCGTATTTGTGTTATCACTCTATTGTTCGAAGTTGTCAGTTACAAGATAAATAAATTTTCCCAGCTTCTGAACTCAATAACTCCGGATTCAAAAGAATTGACATTTTAGAAATATGAATAGAAATCATCAGAAGTACAAttacttatataaaataaaacaaaacaaacaaacacagtTTGAATAATGGTATACACATaattacatatatacaaaattactCACTTAACATGCTTTATACCCTAAACGCTTCAAATTGAGAGCTGGTCATCTACTATTCCAAACGATTCAATTCAGTTTGAGGACTGATTTAAAAATGTTGAGCCTAGTACTCAAACATCAATCTAATTGAGAACAGATCAACGGGTTTCCGTCAATTTTGGACTTGACGACATTGGATGTTAAGGAGTCGTCCTGTGATTATAAGCTGAACAGTTGTATTTCAAACCTATTGAAACATTCATTCAACAACATAAATCATATCATTATTATAATTCCATTTAACATATAGAAATTAGGTACTATTGTATTAAAGGTAGTCGAATTTGTACTCCTATTTCGAGACCGAAATAAATTGGTATCtgattgttcgtttctgtgtgtgttgcattgacTTTTTTTTGTTCAACTTCAGtggttctgttgttttcctcttatagttgatgtgttgaCCTCGGTTTCAgtctgtaacccggatttgttttttcgtaattgatttataactttcggatagcggtatactactgttcctTTTATAATTGTGTCTAGTAGTTGTTTAAATTAACTAGTAGTTTATGATAAAGATacacataaaatattaaattgatgTGTAAGTTATTAGAAAATATTGCAGTTACAAATTGATAATATAAAGACACACAACGTTGATACATATCTTTCTGCTTTCCATATCTTTAGGTTTATATATGGTATAACATAAAAGTCAATACATTTAACATGTTCAAAATATTGTTATAATTTCGCCAAGTTTTCTGGTATGTTTTTAATCAGTATATAATAAAAACGACAAAATTAAAAATCGAACTAAATAAGACATGACATGGGTCCAATATAAGTCAAACAATGAATGTGCATCCATGTTTGCCATCAATTTAAGGGTCTATTAAAGCTACTTTTAAAATGAGATATGAAAACAAACAGTATCGGAGCATACATAGCAGATACTTTTCATTAAATTAGTTGAAGACAAAACTCAAACACAATGTATGATAGTAATATCATTTGCATTATTTTATTAAGAATATGCATCGATTTATAATATAAATGTCGCTGAACACTTACTTTGTATTATGGTTATCTCAATCActataagaaaatatttattttgcatgaaCAGAACCTGTTTTACACATTTAAAAGTTATAATGAattataattgtttgtttaattttttaagtATTCTGAAATGTTTCGAAAATCTTTTCTTAGTTTTCTCTATCTAGTATAATACAGAACTCCCTCGTTTTCATTATTACCTGTCCCTGCGAAAATAAGAATTTGCTGTCATTAAACCAAATAAAACGAATTAAGGTTGTTTTGATTGATGTCTGACCTATAAAAAAGACATGCCAACAAAGTTATAAAGTCTGTGTTTATTTCACACATGTTAATGTCTGTTCAGTGCAtccttatattcttttttttatattaacacctTTCACATAAATGCCATCGCCTTGAAATGTTAACAATAGTTCGAGTTGATTGTAATTAAAGcatattaaacatacattttcaaCAAATCTTCTAAATATTTGATGAGTTGGCCTTACATATTCTTTTCACACAGACAAGTGTTGAAAAATAGCattcaatgaaaatcaaaaacaCGGCACAATTACGTTAGTGAATCGAATATATAAGCAATGTTTCTGCAATTAGCAAAGCATTGTGTTACAAACAAGAAAAGCTTGAAATCGACAGTCGTTAACACATTTCATGTTGAAAGGATACATTAAATACTGACACCATTAATTGTATAACTAACTTTGCGTAATCATATCCGAACAATGtgaacatgtatatattaatttaAGACCATTATCAGTTGTCAATGTGTATGCAAATACTGACTTGATTAACCTATCTCAAAACATAATACAACAAAAAGAACTGCAACTAACAGTACAAATGTATTAGTGACACTTTTCTTTTGCCTTTCAACATATTTATGTAATGTTTAGAAATTATAactctatatatattaaaacaaagtcAACAGGATGTTTTCATCTTGTAatctgaaaacaaatattttatctgtGTTTATCTTATGTTGTTAATCTAAAGTTGTCGTGAACGATTTAGctgataaaaaaagaaattaaacagactataaattgtaaaaattcTAATGAaaatatggtacatgtataaaacaattttaaactcTTTCAGTGTATGTATAAGTTCTCACATTGAGATATCATTATGcaataaatgaatatattttgtcTTAACTCATTACCTCTTACCTTCTTGTTTAAAAACGAAAACAGCATAAATCAGTGCGGTATCGGTATGCACAACCGTCGGACCTTGCCCTAAAGATTTGTTAATCTTAAATATTGTATCATATCTAGAGTAAAAGATGAAATCATCATTGGTATCAATTTCCCAATTCCTACCAATGGAATGAGTGCTCACTATGGTTTTGACATCAGACCCATTATGCCAAGCAGATTTCAAGTCACCAGTCCCGTATTCCATCCAATAAAGTCGGCTGTTTGAAACATCTAGAATGAAAACAAGACAGCAGGCATATAAGTCTGATCGATCTCCGTTGTTGCTTTTCtgtattgaaaatataataatttgtaGCTTATGTGTTTATATGTTTTAACGATTTGGTCAATCGTGTGCCAGAAACATGAGAACACACGTCCAATTTTAATGGCTGTATAATTGCCAATGCATATGTCCCCTTGTAGTTGATCATGTGAACGTATGCAATAACACGGAAACATcagcataatatatataaaaaaaaaactgaaaaatgatGACCCTTTGTACATACTTAGTTAATAACTACTTACTTTCAATGAATATTGACAAAATCTGATTCATAAACTTTCTACAGTTAAATAATTGTACTAGCAACATGAATTTTCgacactgtttttttttcttttttacagcAACCAAATAAGTAATTGTACAGTTAAAATTTCGGTTAATACAAACATTTGTCCGTAACATACCGAATTGTAAATGACCCCAAAGTTTGAACTATTGCATACCAGTCTACATGCGTCTAACAAATATCAACCGGTAATACCTGATTTTTCCCCCTTAAAAAACGtattttaacattaatttaagATTTTGCTGATGAAGTCGAAGCACAAGAATACATAAAATGTCGTTTAATAAAGTTGTCATCATAGAGTGTTCGttttatgcatacatgtatattaacatgtattattattaGTGGTAATTAACTCAACAGCACTATCAGAAGAATTGATCACACAACACAAACAATAAATTTAGGTACTTTAACTTAATTGTTCCTACAAACTATATATTTGTGTCTAATTGGAGAATACGCCTTATCACTATGTGTACGCAATTACTGAATATTACAAAGGTTCCCGTAATAAGGTgatgtcataatacaaaatatataatgcCACAATGGAAacatgattgttgtatgacgttaaTAGTTTAAGCAGGGTAGATCCTCATATTAACCGTAACAGATTTCCAAaaagcgataaggtgtatagttTGTACACTTCTATTATAAACATTGTACTActgttatagtttgtttcttgtatttaatatatacaatataaatacaccAGACAAAACATATTTTCCCTCTATATTCCTGTGTATTACTTACCCACTTGTATACCTAAAACATGTGATGACTGGTTATATATAACTTTTCTGTCCTTTCCATCAAATGTTAGTCTGTATATCTTTCCGTTACTAAGGTCCTGACCATAATACATCCATCTGACAGTGGTAAAAACATTCCAttacataaatacatgtagttaagCAATCGTGTTGATTGCTtcgtataaaaatgattttcGCAAATCAATAAATCCTAATTGGTTTCTAGCAAACCTTTAACCTTATGGTTTCAATAATTGTAATTGTTTCTGCCCACAccatttgatttaaatttatttcagcTACACCATGTAAACACTGACAAATTATTTCATCGTACAATTATTCTTATCTCTTTGTCTCTAAACATGTTAAATAGCTGTtttcaaataaacatataattaCGTCATgcttaaaaatcaaaagtaataacAACTAACAATAATCAAATGCAAGTAGCATACGTGTACAACAGAGATATATCATTTAGTAATTTATTATAACATAcctattttttatatcaattgtaaGTGCAGCAGGTTCCGTTTCAACAAGAACAGTTGTTTTATTTGATCCATCTGCATTACATCTCATTATCCTTCCTTCAACATCATCTGTCCAGTAAAGATGATGGTTTACTGAGTCAAATGCTAATCCTAAGGGGTTTCTTGAAGAGACAACAgtttcaaactgaattttttgATTTGACGGATAAGGAAATCTAAAAAGGAGAATTCACATGTACATTTGCATAAAACCCCTAAAAAACAATCATGGCAAAATTACGGAATGCACGTGAAGAGCAAGACCATACTCTTTCTGGTATACAATGATAAGCCAAAACAATTCGGTTTGCTGTAAACTTTGGTCACGATCTGGCAGATTCTGTTTTGTTAATTATACACATGGACTCGCGTATAAACGAAAACTACAATTCTGTCAACTCCTATCATACAATGTCATAGCTTTtggtatagaaccactaattcaggcccggtcgGAAAAATATACAAGAGATTagttcatattttaaacaacatttttccTACGCATagttgtatcttttttattagtGGTTATATTTGGACAATTTTGGTTTCTAATGAAAGCTTGGTGACTTGGGATCACAGTAGAGCCCTtgtttaaagatttataaaaaaataaagaagtaAATGTAATTTTGATAGAAGGGAACATTTGGTCTGTTGTTCAGACTAGAAGATGCTGTTTTTGTACTTTCAAACTTCCGTGAACCAGTACACTCtatctaatatgcaattaaaggaaTATTTATTTGTTCAGTCCATGTCAGGATAGGGTACAGTTTTAACATGAAAcaactgccactttatttgaacttaagatagaACATGTAGTAtagccattaatgcttgaaactgcagaatttaacatagatAGCAATGGGGCGATGAATTAGTAGTTTTATATCTATCACTGACAGGCATTTGACATTCAATTTTTAGAAATCATACCCTTTCCATTTCTTGTATGTAACAATTATGTTAGTGTAAAATTAAAGCATTCATATTGCTACAATAAGGTGTTTTAGCCTTTTTGAACAGTTTGCATGCACACAATTAACATTTTACCAGAAATCTATTATATTGCAGTATCCTTCACTAAATCCAATGAAACTTGTATATTATGACTAGTTACTagttttcatcatgttcataggtCAACCTATCTAGTTGGTGTTCATGTTTTATTGGGTTTCTTAGTGAATTATTCATTTCAATGAAAATTGGTGTATTTTTATATAGGAATTCCAAAATCTCACTGGAAATGCATTTCATAACTATTTTAGCAAGTTGTCCTGCTTggagatatataaattgctcttctTGATCCAtgtttatacatacatatatgttttttacCTAATCACACTCCTTTTTCAACATGTTGAAAAAAGTGGgactaaattatcaattatattttatgtttcgaCTGCTCTGTTTATATTTAAGTAAGAATCTCGGATAAAGATAAGACATGTGGGTAAGACCACTGTTATTTGAGTAGATATAAACAAATCAgacttggaaaaaaataaaaaaatgtcatatttgtcACTATTAGTATCTATatgtagttttcttgtttaacacatatgttactaccagtctaATTTGAGCTTGAATTCAGCCTGAATTTAACATAAAAAGCAATGCGGGCTATGAGTTAGTGTTTTTACCGTTTACGCTCactaaaaaaatggcattttgtAGTTGATttttaagtaaaacaaaatgaaaatgacttAAAAAACAAGCCTTCTAAGCATGGCGTTAACAGTTTATTTTGACTTATAAATTAGTTTGGAGTTCCCATTGGTATCCTTCGGCTCTCTTTAAGAACAGGACATTCCTTACAAAATATCATTTGGCATAGTGCTTGAAAGTCGGATTAAACATGGCGCAATCAACTTATCAACAGCTTCGGTTGATTGTAGCAATGACATCAAATATATCAGATAAAATGAAACCtttaagaaaattgtttaaattgaaaattcTGTAAACCACAAGTTATATCAATTGCTcggcttcataactattttgaccTGGGTGTCAGTGTTGAGTGTTATGTATACGAAAGGCGCGTGTGGAGTATTAAATTATGATcatgttacctttgataactatctacaaCAAAAACAATTACTCTGTCAAACAATGTAACAGTTTTGAATCATGTAGAATAAAATATTCAGGCATAATCTATTGTTTGAAATCAAAacggttttttttgttgttcaatATCACATAAGTTTGTACCACAATACATTAGCAGTGAATTCGATAACATTGACACATTAATagtaaaagtaaaaattaaacaGATGTTAACGTTACAACGATTTCTAGGAAAAAAGGTACAAAACCTACCTACGGATCGAATATCAGACGGAGTATTTGGACAGAAACGAGATGCGGTGAATAAATTTACATGGACACGAGCTTCAGTGTACAACGATATAGAATGAAAGATTGTCAAATATCAAGCTTTTGGACAATAACAATATATTGAAGTCACTTTAAGTATTTTTATTCTATATCGTTGTACACTGAAGCAAGTGTCCATGTAAATTTATTCACCGCATCTCGTTTCTGTCCCAataagctcgcatacaccttgttgtCTTgtctcgtacaaatacagctgatatttaaagacacttaacagttattgtctatatattcaCAATAATGTTTGAGCATaccaaacagacataaaaaaagtattttctaatAATGTCAACTAAGAAAAACAAACAGGCATATAGACATTCGTTAGACAATACATTACCTTGGAACAATGCCACGACGTCGGGATGTATCAATACCGAGGCACACCAAAGTGTATTACCAAAACTTAACTAAATAGTAAAAGTTATACACAGACAAATAAAAAGAACGCAATATCGCGTAATTTAGATGGAAAACAATGTCAGTAGATACACTCTATACTTTAgataattatgtattatttataaaattgaaacgACTATAGCGTCTGCATACTATTATTAACTAAATACCTTATAATATCTCCCTGGGATCTTGGAACATACAAATATTTTTCGTAATAATCGTAGGTTAACGAATAGACAGTGCTTCCTGCATTGATGAGTACTTTTACTACACTACTATTTAAATCTATCTCTTTCAAATAACCAGAAGTTGAGAACAATAGTTTTTCCTCAAGGCCTGTAATGCACAGGTCATATATCACTTCAAATAGAATAAATTACAGTGTAATCTACATATAGCTAGgcaaaatttatttaaaaccGATGGTCAAGCAGAAATAAACTTTATATACGCACATGTAGCAGACCATGCAAATTTGATAATGAACTTTGCTTGAATATCTTTCTAATGAATTTTACCAAACTGACAAGAGTTGGAAAGGTAGgcatgataaatataaattaacgttttacctaaaataaaagtgaaagttaatttgataaataatctTCAAGCACTTTTGTATTCTAGTTTACAAAAGAAACTGACAAAACAGAGGGagtaaagataccagatggacagtcacACTGATTGAtaaacaataaactgacaacgccatgtctaagaaagaaaaaagacaaaaagacaaataaaagtacacaaggtTCTTGGTTCATAAAGTTGAAACATAACTGATTTATTCTTTTTCGGTGATATATCAATTTAACAATAGGGAGTTTTTATCTTCAATGTTACCATTTTTTTGTGATCCTGTTTTCAACAGATGAAATGAATAAATGCATAATGTTATCGTTTCCAATCAAATGAAGTAAATATTCAAACATCAAACACTTTTCTcgataaaaatcatataaattgaaaattcaaTACAAAAGGTAAGCAACAGTAAGAAAACGGTCTTCAATTTTCATAAATCCATTACgaagacaaaaatgaaaaaaaaaatacatgatctTCAATGTTTTTCTATGTATTCGTCAACCGTCATAGGATGATGATTCTGGTGTAAAACGTTCAAAAGAGTTCAAAATAGTTCCTTTGCAATGTTTGATTTGTATATTATACTTACAGTGCATGCCATAATTAATGTACAATACCGATTGCATGACCAACCAAGTGGTTTGTACCTGCATGTTTGTGACAAGGGAATTGCTACAATATT from Mytilus edulis chromosome 7, xbMytEdul2.2, whole genome shotgun sequence encodes the following:
- the LOC139482006 gene encoding low-density lipoprotein receptor-related protein 8-like produces the protein MNFTISSIVILSRTSYHEKNSILGKAFLVYQGTFCLWCLKQINIGQHTIRNSLVTNMQVQTTWLVMQSVLYINYGMHCLEEKLLFSTSGYLKEIDLNSSVVKVLINAGSTVYSLTYDYYEKYLYVPRSQGDIIRFPYPSNQKIQFETVVSSRNPLGLAFDSVNHHLYWTDDVEGRIMRCNADGSNKTTVLVETEPAALTIDIKNRWMYYGQDLSNGKIYRLTFDGKDRKVIYNQSSHVLGIQVDVSNSRLYWMEYGTGDLKSAWHNGSDVKTIVSTHSIGRNWEIDTNDDFIFYSRYDTIFKINKSLGQGPTVVHTDTALIYAVFVFKQEGKR